One region of Triticum aestivum cultivar Chinese Spring chromosome 6B, IWGSC CS RefSeq v2.1, whole genome shotgun sequence genomic DNA includes:
- the LOC123138347 gene encoding probable pectin methyltransferase QUA2, producing the protein MSRPLYRGFSGGGGGKDRCADEGRHYDPKEPCENGIGATTAARGRKRHLAAAAARIGVLVLAAAALVGSVAWAGSLYAGRGAAAAMAAASAHRGYRRLQEQLVTDLLDIGVLAGGGLRSREAEVCAAEYENHVPCYYNGSDAVDVSDLGGGVVISYERQCAREGRATCLVAPPRAYRTPVRWPSSKEFIWKDNVRISGHEFSSGSLFKRMMVEEDQISFPSDAHMSDGVEDYAHQIAEMIGLRNEFNFNEAGVRTVLDIECGFGTMGAHLFERDLLTMCIANYEASGSQVQITLERGIPALIGSFASKQLPYPYLSFDMVHCARCNIEWDKNDGIFLVEVDRLLRPGGYFVWTSSLHTHRALRDKENQKKWATIRDLANNLCWEILSQQEETIVWKKTNKRDCYSSRKSEPVLCARSHDPELPYYKPLNPCIAGTRSKRWIPIEHRTTWPSQARLNSTELDIHGVNSEVFGEDTSTWDSMVRNYWSLLSPLIFSDHPKRPGDEEPHPPFNMLRNVLDMNAHFGGFNAALLKSGKSVWVMNVVPTNGPNYLPLIFDRGFIGVQHDWCEAFPTYPRTYDMVHADGFLSLEKRQKRRCSTLDIFLEVDRILRPEGWIIVRDTAPLIEAARSVAAQLRWDARILDLDIASDEKLLVCQKPFLKK; encoded by the exons ATGTCGCGGCCGCTGTACCGGGGGTTCTCGGGGGGCGGCGGCGGGAAGGACCGCTGCGCCGACGAGGGCCGCCACTACGACCCCAAGGAGCCCTGCGAGAACGGCATTGGCGCCACCACCGCCGCGCGGGGGAGGAAGCGGCACCtcgcggccgcggcggcgaggaTCGGGGTCCTCGTGCTCGCGGCGGCCGCGCTCGTGGGGTCGGTGGCGTGGGCCGGGTCGCTCTACGCCGGGCGCGGGGCCGCCGCGGCGATGGCCGCGGCCTCGGCGCACCGCGGCTACCGGCGCCTGCAGGAGCAGCTGGTCACCGACCTGCTCGACATAGGCGTGCTCGCCGGCGGCGGGCTCCGCTCGCGGGAGGCGGAGGTGTGCGCGGCCGAGTACGAGAACCACGTGCCCTGCTACTACAACGGCTCGGACGCCGTGGACGTGTCGGATCTGGGCGGCGGCGTCGTCATAAGCTACGAGCGCCAGTGCGCGCGGGAGGGCAGGGCCACCTGCCTCGTCGCGCCGCCGCGGGCCTACCGCACCCCCGTGCGCTGGCCCAGCAGCAAGGAGTTCATCTGGAAGGACAACGTGCGGATTAGCGGCCATGAATTCTCCTCGGGGAGCCTGTTCAAGAG GATGATGGTGGAGGAGGACCAGATCTCTTTCCCGTCGGACGCACATATGTCTGACGGCGTGGAGGATTACGCGCATCAGATTGCCGAGATGATTGGCCTGCGGAACGAGTTCAATTTCAATGAGGCTGGG GTGAGGACAGTCCTTGATATAGAATGTGGATTTGGTACCATGGGGGCACATCTATTTGAGAGAGACCTCTTGACTATGTGCATTGCTAACTATGAGGCATCAGGCAGTCAAGTGCAAATCACACTAGAGAGAGGAATTCCTGCACTGATTGGTTCATTTGCATCAAAGCAGCTTCCATATCCCTATCTTTCATTTGATATGGTGCATTGTGCAAGATGCAATATTGAATGGGACAAAAACG ATGGTATTTTCTTGGTTGAAGTGGACAGGCTCTTGAGGCCTGGTGGATACTTTGTTTGGACATCAAGTCTGCATACACACAGGGCCTTACGCGACAAAGAAAATCAAAAGAAATGGGCAACCATCCGCGACTTAGCTAATAACCTCTGTTGGGAGATTTTGTCACAACAAGAGGAGACAATTGTGTGGAAAAAGACAAATAAAAGGGATTGTTACAGTTCAAG GAAATCCGAGCCTGTGCTTTGTGCTAGAAGTCATGATCCGGAGTTGCCATACTACAAACCACTAAATCCCTGCATAGCAGGAACAAGAAGTAAGCGTTGGATCCCCATTGAACATCGGACAACATGGCCTTCTCAGGCTAGATTGAACTCAACCGAGCTTGATATACATG GTGTGAATTCGGAAGTCTTTGGTGAGGATACTTCAACCTGGGACTCCATGGTGCGAAACTACTGGTCTTTATTGTCTCCACTTATATTTTCTGATCATCCAAAGAGACCTGGTGATGAGGAGCCACATCCACCATTTAACATGCTTAGGAATGTTCTGGATATGAATGCTCACTTTGGTGGATTTAATGCTGCTTTACTCAAGTCTGGAAAATCTGTATGGGTGATGAATGTTGTTCCTACAAATGGCCCGAACTATCTGCCGCTTATTTTTGACCGTGGATTTATTGGGGTTCAACACGACTG GTGTGAAGCATTTCCAACTTACCCAAGAACGTATGATATGGTACATGCTGATGGCTTTCTATCACTTGAAAAGCGCCAAAAACGTAGATGTTCTACTCTTGACATATTCTTGGAAGTTGATCGCATCCTACGACCAGAG GGCTGGATTATAGTACGTGACACCGCCCCTCTTATTGAAGCTGCAAGATCTGTTGCTGCTCAGCTCAGATGGGATGCCCGTATATTGGATCTTGACATAGCTAGCGATGAAAAACTGTTGGTCTGTCAGAAGCCCTTTCTGAAAAAATAA